In the Lates calcarifer isolate ASB-BC8 linkage group LG16_LG22, TLL_Latcal_v3, whole genome shotgun sequence genome, ggtcgttcgtaacttttacaagtgctgtctctgtgctgtgatacaacctaaatcctgactgaaaaacctcaaataaactattgtcctgtagaaagtcgcacaactgttttgcaactgctttctccaggatcttagaaagaaaggggaggttagatataggtctgtagttggttaatacatctggatctagagtgggcttttttagaagaggtttgattacagctgttttatacgactgcggaacataacctgttaacaaggacagatttaacatatctaatacaggactgcaaattaagggcagagcttccttaagcagcctagttgggatggggtctaagagacaggttgaaggtttagatgctgagataattgatgtgagctgggctaggtcgatggtagaaaaggagtcaaggttaggttttgcagctgactctatggatcctgtgttatggcataaatctgtactgattgaaggcaggatgtgattaattttacctctaatggtagagattttatcattaaaaaagttcataaaatcattgctactgagggttatagggatgcgtggatctatagagctgtgactctctgtcagcctggctacagtgctgaagagaaacctggggttgttcttattatcctctattaatgatgagtaataggcacttcttgcattacagagggcctttttatatcttttgacactatcctgccaagctaagtgggattcttccagtttggtggaacgccacactctttcaagcctacgtgctgtttgtttcagtgtacgggtttgggagttgaaccatggagcttgcctctttctctttattgttttcatttttagggggacgatggaatctaaagtggtacgtaatgagtctgcaacactgtctacaagatgatcaagctgggagggagtagcttctgcaaaattaagatgaggcactggacctaagttagtgggaatcatttccttgaatttaactactgcattatcggaaatatttctagtcaggatgttttttgctgataatacataatccagcaatatgaagtcgaaagtgattaagaagtggtctgatagaatgggattctgtgggaagactgttacatgttcaatgtcaataccataagctaaaacaaggtcgagagtgtgactgaaacagtgagtgggtttatctacacactgagagaagccaatacagtctagtaaagaggaaaaagcagagctaaggctgtcattgttgacatcaacattaatattgaagtcgcctacaataataactttatctgttttaagaaccaaactcgacaggaactctgaaaattcagataagaaatcagagtatggaccaggagaacggtacactacaacaaatagaactggctttaatgttttccaccttgggtgggacagactaagaacaagactttcaaatgaattataattgagtttaggtttagggttaattaataaagtggagttgaaaatggctgcgactccacctccacggccagtgtctcggggaatgtgagtattaatatgactgggggggggttgattcattcaggctaacatactcatcctgacacagccaggtttcagtcagacagaatagatcaagatggtgatctgatatcaaatcagttactagtacagctttggatgagagagatctgatattgagtaatccgcatttaattatttcattttgctgaacatttgaggtggatgtgctgatttttattagattattgtgactaactcctcttttgttgatcttcgatttagttaatttaaatggtcggggggcagacacagtgtctatggggtaatggaggggtgactgttctaaaggaggcacagagaagcgtgtaagactgcagctctgtctcctggcctgaactctggattgtcagggctttggcttcctaataaactctgtcagatttctagatatgagagatgctccatcaaaagtgggatgaatgccgtctctcctaaccagaccaagtctcccccagaaactcttccaatgatctacatTTCTCTGCATTATGATAATCTCCTGTTCCAGCCTGGTCCAGTAGGTGGCGGTAATGCGCCTCTAAAAGCTTGTTTGCCAGCCGCTAATAAACACCAACGAAgaagtggaagaaaaaaacggaagaagaagcagagagagagagagagagagagagagagagagagagagagagagagagagagagagagagagagcaacgACGGAGTGTAAGTTTGATTCTTTTCTTATTTGTCAGTTTGACTTTATTCTCGTTATTATTTCTCTGTCACAGGGTGTAGTTTAGTCTCACGGTGACTGAGTAATCTGTCTGACAGAACAGAAGGTTTACCGGAAAATAACcgttttattaaaaatgaagtCTTCGTTTCCGGGTTGGCAGCTAACACCAAACAAACTGCCAGAAAACTTCTCAGaagttaaaagttaaattcCCGCTCGCACGTTGAGCTGTAAGTGATTGCAAAAAGTTAAAAGCGACTTTAAATGATGGTTGTTTAACAGTTTGTGTCCGTTGGCAGCAGCTGACCGCTGTTGCGCAGTTTTTATTTCAGGGCGCGAACTGTGGAGGCGAACCTGTTCTGTGCGCGCGAACAGAGACGAAGTGGCGTCAGTTGAAGTAGATAAAGAGTAAAAAAACGGAGAGAAAAGAAGTTtctcatgtgtgtgtctcatgagTGTtaatatcaagtctacaaattATGATAAGTATCATTACTGAGTTTTTACTGTAAGTCTGTCAAACGtacatttagaaaaataacCATTTAACTATTTAGAAAGATAACCATATCatgttgtttcctttttattttcctattaTATTTTCTTCACTCTCACAGAGAAATATAACACGTGACGTTTATCTGAAGTCTGACCAGTTGTTGGGTTTAAACCACCATCAGGCAATTGCCAAATGGAGTCATTGCTCCACCTCTGAAGTTAGCAGCTTTTTATGTAATTTACATTAGTACTATCACAACCACCTGGgtttattaaactgtgtgtgtgtgtctgtctgtctgtctgtctgtgtctgtgtctccagtgTTACAGGTTTACCTCTCAGACTGGACATGATgtggacagaggaggacagagcagagtctccagtatccagctgtctgtctatgaagagtgactggtccaaagaTTTAAATCCTCCAGTCTTCAGTAATGGACCTGGACCCTGGAGTCATTGGAGACAGTTTGAACCGTAAGCTgacctgaagatgattcagtgTTGACATGTGTTTCAACATTAGCAGTAGGAGCTCTGGGTGGATATTTACTGAGGATTTGTGGCTCTTTTCTCtaaagtcacagtcacattgtgtttgtctttatttagtGAAGGACTGCTCAGAGGTTTGTTgaggaaacactgaagaaaagcagcactgctgaaaactgtgatgtctctggtctgatgagatacaggatgtattttaatgtgttcaAAGACCATATCTATGGGAGTAGGTAGAGATGGGGTTAAATGGTATTGTTCTGTAGGATGTTCTGAATGTTACCTGAAGGTGAACTGGTTGTTGCTGCAGGTCACAGAATACAGGGTAACACTGTGGTAGGCTGAGGCCGAGCACTCGTCCACCTCAAGTTATCAGAAAGATGTTATTTGAATGTGCTGGACAGTAGATAAATATTcaaagtatttgtatttttgttaatacgtgtaaaatatgtgttgtttccacagacacagagcagagtctccagtatccagctgtctgtctatgaagagtgactggtccaaagaTTTAAATCCTCCAGTCTTCAGTAATGGACCTGGACCCTCAAAGAGTCATTGGAGACAGTTTCCACAGTAAGCTgacctgaagatgattcagttttaaTGTCTAATGTCTCTGATGTTCTGCAGGATGTTCTGAATGTTACCTGAAGGTGAACTGGTTGTTGCTGCAGGTCACAGAATACAGGGTAACACTGGTTGGCTGAGGCCGATTCATTGGCTGCAGAGCTTAATGAATCTATTTTACCAACTTGGAACCAGATCCAGCATctaagaattttaaaaaaatttccCCACCTCTTGTTATCACGTTTGttctttaatttgtgttttttaatttaatgatggTTAATGAATTTTAGTATTTCACCAACTTGGAACCAGGTCCAACTTGGAACCAGGTCCAAAATGGAACCAACAAGTGGAACCCAACCTCTGGAGCAGGGAGTGGAAATTTCTTTTAACACCCTGATGAATGTTATTGATCACCACTGACTGATCACTACAGCAAGAAGATTGTGAGTGATAATATGTGAAAGTGttaatatgtgtaaaatatgtgttgtttccacagacacagagcagagtcttcagtatccagctgtctgtctatgaagagtgactggtccaaagaTTTAAATCCTCCAGTCTTCAGTAATGGACCTGGACCCTGGAGTCATTGGAGACAGTTTCCACAGTAAGTTgacctgaagatgattcagttttcaTGTCTAATGTCTCTGATGTTCTGCAGGATGTTCTGAATGTTATCTGAAGCTGAACTGGTTGTTGCTGCAGGTCACAGAATACAGGTTAACACTGGTTGGCTGAGGCCGAGTACTTGTCCTCCTCaagttttcagaaaaaaataagtctatagatattaatttaaaaaataaacgATGTGCAGTTCCTCCTGTAAATATGAGATGGTTCAGTTGTTTCATTGACTTTGGAACATTTCAGTTGGTCAGCCATATTTGTTGGTAACAAGTGTCTCtgagttttcatgtttgttcaggtcttttgtttttctttgctgatgCCTGTGGTGTCAGAGACTAAACAGAGAGTATGACTGACAGATTTGATGATGGATTCATTGGCTGCAGAGCTTAATGAATCTATTTTACCAACTTGGAACCAGATCCAGCATctaagaattttaaaaaaatttccCCACCTCTTGTTATCACGTTTGttctttaatttgtgttttttaatttaatgatggTTAATGAATTTTAGTATTTCACCAACTTGGAACCAGGTCCAAAATGGAACCAACAAGTGGAACCCAACCTCTGGAGCAGGGAGTGGAAATTTCTTTTAACACCCTGATGAATGTTATTGATCACCACTGACTGATCACTACAGCAAGAAGATTGTGAGTGTTAATATGTGAAAGTGttaatatgtgtaaaatatgtgttgtttccacagaaacagagcagagtctccagtatccagctgtctgtctatgaagagtgactggtccaaagaTTTAAATCCTCCAGTCTTCAGTAATGGACCTGGACCCTGGAGTCATTGGAGACAGTTTCCACAGTAAGTTgacctgaagatgattcagtgTTGACATGTGTTTCAACATTAGTAGTAGGAGCTCTGGGTGGATATTTACTGAGGATTTGTGGCTCTTTTCTCtaaagtcacagtcacattgtgtttgtctttatttagtGAAGGACTGCTCAGAGGTTTGTTgaggaaacactgaagaaaagcagcactgctgaaaactgtgatgtctctggtctgatgagatacaggatgtattttaatgtgttcaAAGACCATATCTATGGGAGTAGGTAGAGATGGGGTTAAATGGTATTGTTCTGTAGGATGTTCTGAATGTTACCTGAAGGTGAACTGGTTGTTGCTGCAGGTCACAGAATACAGGGTAACACTGGTTGGCTGAGGCCGATTCATTGGCTGCAGAGCTTAATGAATCTATTTTACCAACTTGGAACCAGATCCAGCATctaagaattttaaaaaaatttccCCACCTCTTGTTATCACGTTTGttctttaatttgtgttttttaatttaatgatggTTAATGAATTTTAGTATTTCACCAACTTGGAACCAGGTCCAACTTGGAACCAGGTCCAAAATGGAACCAACAAGTGGAACCCAACCTCTGGAGCAGGGAGTGGAAATTTCTTTTAACACCCTGATGAATGTTATTGATCACCACTGACTGATCACTACAGCAAGAAGATTGTGAGTGATAATATGTGAAAGTGttaatatgtgtaaaatatgtgttgtttccacagacacagagcagagtcttcagtatccagctgtctgtctatgaagagtgactggtccaaagaTTTAAATCCTCCAGTCTTCAGTAATGGACCTGGACCCTGGAGTCATTGGAGACAGTTTCCACAGTAAGTTgacctgaagatgattcagtgTTGACATGTGTTTCAACATCAGTAGTAGTAGGAGCTCTAGGTGGATATTTACTGAGGATTTGTCTTCACAGTCAGTCATAGAGCTGAATTCATCCTGTGAGCTGTGGGTTTCCTCCACTGATGTAACGTGTTataatgaatgtgttgattccacagaaagaggaagaggagtcaTGTTcctgtggagcagcagctgtcCTGCTGTGATCTGTGTCAGGACGTCCTGAAGGATCCAGTCTCTACCAGCTGTGGACACTGGTTCTGCAGACAGTGCATCACCTCATACTGGGACCAGTCTGGTCCATCAGGAGACTCCTCCTGTCCCCAGTGTGGACAAAGACccagaccaggacctggactgcagacagcagatagtggtctgcaggaggttttagatgaacataagatcagtctgaggaggagatgtgaacgtgtgactgaaggaactgatggaacaggaagtagaaccctcctcaacaggatctacactgagctctacatcacagagggacagagtgaagaggttaatacccaacatgaggtgaggcagctggagatCAAGATGGAGACCCTCCATGACACTCCAATCAGGTGCCAGGACGTCTTTAAAGCCTTACCTGAGCAACAGAGACCcatcagagtggttctgaccaacggcgtcgctggtgttggaaaaaccttctcagtgcagaagttcactctggactgggcagagggcttggaaaaccaagatgtcagtctgctggttctgctttcgttcagggaaatgaacctgatcagagatgagcagtacagtcttctcacgctgctccatgttttccatccaacattacagaaggtcacagcagagaagctggctgtctgtaaagttctgttcatctttgacggcctggatgaaagcagactttcactggatttcaacaacaggaaggttgtgtctgacgtcacgcagaagtcatcagtcaacgagctgctgacaaacctcatccaggggaatctgcttccctcggctctggtctggataacttccagacctgcagcggccaatcagatccctccttcatgtgttgacagggtaacagaagtacgaggcttcactgacccacagaaggaggagtacttcaggaggagatccagtgatgaagagctgtccaacagaaccatctcacacatcaagacctccaggagcctccacatcatgtgtggagtcccagtcttctgctggatcactgctacagttctggagcacatgttgactgaacagagaggagagctgcccaagaccctgactgacctgtactcacacttcctgctggttcagacaaagaggaagaagaacaagtaccatgagggacatgagacgagtccacaggagctgacggaggctgacagggaagttcttctgaagctggggaggctggcgtttgaacatctggagaaaggaaacatcatgttctaccaagaagacctggagcagtgtggtcttgatgtgacagaggccttggtgtactcaggagtttgtacagagatcttcaaaagagagagtgtgatcttccagaaaacagtctactgctttgttcatctgagcgttcaggagtttctggctgcagtctacatgttccactgtttcaccaacaggaagacacaggTACTGAAGAAGTTCCTGGGAAATAAATATGTTGATTCAACCCTGGATGTCTTCCTGAATGAAGCAGTCAAAAAATCTCTGAGAAGTAAAAAtggccacctggacctgtttgttcgcttccttcatggcctctctctggagtccaaccagagactcttaggaggtctgctgggtcagacagagaacagtccagaaatcatccagatagccatcaacaacctgaagaagaggaagaccaAAGCATCTCCTaacagaagcatcaacatcttccactgtctgatggagatgaacgaccactcagttcatcaggagatccaagagttcctgaagtcagagaacagatcaaAGAAGAGACTCTCTATgatccagtgctcagctctggcctacatgctgcagatgtcagaggaggttctggatgagttTGACCCAAAGACGTACAACACATCAGAGGAGGGACGACGgagactgatcccagctgtgaggaactgcaggaaGGCTCGGTGAGTCCACAGCtgattaatgttattatcaTGATGTAGATTAGTAATGAAAtataacatatactgtataaaactcagatcattattattaaaatagaTTTCCACTTATTTAATTAAAGCATCAGTTTCAGATTGTGTGAGAGTTAAATACTGATTCTTGGTTGGTTGTGTTTATAATGAAcagttctttatttatttctaataaTTTTTACAGTGAACAGTTTTGTATTGATCTTCCTGAGAGTGATGGAGACAAGCTGTAAACCTGATCAGACTAATAAACTGGTTCTGGTTGATGTTTGATCACAACAGCATTTTATCAGTTAAATGACTTTAAACCATGGATTTATTGATGGTTCAAGTCCCAAAGGATCAGAacctcattgtttttgtcttgttgtgtttttgtagcaGATGTTCATCAAACATCTTGTTGAGTTACaaacagttttagtttttcagtCAAAGGTTGGTTTTGTTCAAAGGTGAATATAATaagatttttcttcttcctgcttcTTTTCAGTCATGAGATGTGCAAACAGAGTTGTACTGTGACCTCGAATCACTTTTGGTGTGGAATTGTGCATTGTGAGCAAAACACCAGGACGTGTCCAACTCTGTCATCAAATGCTTCAAGTCAATATAAAGTGTCCTCTTCGATAATAACATGTTCTATAACACGTGTCCTGACAGACTTGGTGGTTGTGGACTCTCAGAGACTGACTGTGAAGtcgtggcctcagctctgaagtccaacccctcccatctgagagaactggacctgagtgacaacaaagacctgaaggattcaggagtgaagctggtctctgctggactggagagtccaaactgcagactggagactctgaggtcagttcactgaagTTTTATGGTTTTGGTTGATAAATGTTCAGGATTTGTTTGAACACAAAGTTCAGTATTTCCAGGAATTTTCTGTCTTATCAAATGGATAAACACTGTCTTTCAAACAGTTCAGTGTAATTCAGAATGTTTTAGAGAGAACTGACAGGCTGATCATATGTTGGAGCAAATGTGAACAGTGAAACAAGTTTAGACTGATGCATGAGTGTAAAAAAGTAAGTTTAGTCCAACGTGTCTGATCTGATATTGATCCTCTAGTTagagactgactgaggtcagcagcaggttctgaatcagtgttgacatgaacaggtggATGAATGTTGAGCTGAtatttggatgatgtctgtagaaggctgacattatgatgatccacaataacagaaggacaaagtcactctgctcattttagactaaacatcattgatcaggacagatctgattgattatcaatgatttgatctccatctttgattctttattcaggttggagtcctgcaggttgtcagagatcagctgttcttctctggtctcagctctgaagtccaacccctcccatctgagagacctggacctgagtgaCACTTggaagctgcaggattcaggagtgaaggatctgtgtggttttctgcagagtccagactgtagactggagactctgaggtcagttcactgtctgttactgttggagatcttctgtCTTTACATTCCTCTGGTCCTGGCTGCTGATGACTCTGGAACAGGTCTACGAAAGCTTTTTGAGGCCGACCCATAGGGGGCGCCACAAAACCAAAATTGTGTCTGAAAACCCAGTGGACTGAATGTCATCAGTTGATGTCTTCATGCTTTGGATGAACCAAAATCTGAAGTTTCATATTAATTGGTGAAAGTGGTTGTGACTCATCAGATTTTTATAACTGAAGATGCTTTTGATCATAAATGATTTGatcttcatgttttattctttattcaggttgaagtgctgctgtttgtcagagatcagctgttcttctctggcctcagctctgaagtccaacccctcccatctgagagaactggacctgagagGAAACtacctgcaggattcagatGTGAAGGATCTGACTGATCTTTTGAAGAGTCCAGACCGtggactggagactctgaggtcagttctcTGTCAGTGACTGAGCTTATTGAGGCTGAAACATGGGGATAATAATGATGTTGGGTCATTTCAGccacatgaggcagcagtgcaCCACTACCTCAGTCTAAATAGGACTAAATGTTTTCTGCAGGTGATTTTCATTTCTCCATGCACTTTAAACAGAAGGTGCATAATGTTGTGTGTCTTCTGACTGTCATGTCTTTCTTTTGGCAGATTGGTCCATATCTGACTGGAACATTAATTATTCTTtaatctctgttttattctttattcaggttggagtCCTGCAGTTCGTCaaagatcagctgttcttctctggtctcagctctgaagtccaacccctcccatctgagagaactgaacctgagtaacaacaacctgcaggattcaggagtgaaggatctgtgtggtttACTGAGGAATCCacactgtagactggagactctgaggtcagacacaGTATTGTAGTTCTGTGCT is a window encoding:
- the LOC108891198 gene encoding protein NLRC5 isoform X21, with the protein product MMWTEEDRAESPVSSCLSMKSDWSKDLNPPVFSNGPGPWSHWRQFEPHRAESPVSSCLSMKSDWSKDLNPPVFSNGPGPSKSHWRQFPQHRAESSVSSCLSMKSDWSKDLNPPVFSNGPGPWSHWRQFPQNRAESPVSSCLSMKSDWSKDLNPPVFSNGPGPWSHWRQFPQHRAESSVSSCLSMKSDWSKDLNPPVFSNGPGPWSHWRQFPQKRKRSHVPVEQQLSCCDLCQDVLKDPVSTSCGHWFCRQCITSYWDQSGPSGDSSCPQCGQRPRPGPGLQTADSGLQEVLDEHKISLRRRCERVTEGTDGTGSRTLLNRIYTELYITEGQSEEVNTQHEVRQLEIKMETLHDTPIRCQDVFKALPEQQRPIRVVLTNGVAGVGKTFSVQKFTLDWAEGLENQDVSLLVLLSFREMNLIRDEQYSLLTLLHVFHPTLQKVTAEKLAVCKVLFIFDGLDESRLSLDFNNRKVVSDVTQKSSVNELLTNLIQGNLLPSALVWITSRPAAANQIPPSCVDRVTEVRGFTDPQKEEYFRRRSSDEELSNRTISHIKTSRSLHIMCGVPVFCWITATVLEHMLTEQRGELPKTLTDLYSHFLLVQTKRKKNKYHEGHETSPQELTEADREVLLKLGRLAFEHLEKGNIMFYQEDLEQCGLDVTEALVYSGVCTEIFKRESVIFQKTVYCFVHLSVQEFLAAVYMFHCFTNRKTQVLKKFLGNKYVDSTLDVFLNEAVKKSLRSKNGHLDLFVRFLHGLSLESNQRLLGGLLGQTENSPEIIQIAINNLKKRKTKASPNRSINIFHCLMEMNDHSVHQEIQEFLKSENRSKKRLSMIQCSALAYMLQMSEEVLDEFDPKTYNTSEEGRRRLIPAVRNCRKARLGGCGLSETDCEVVASALKSNPSHLRELDLSDNKDLKDSGVKLVSAGLESPNCRLETLRLESCRLSEISCSSLVSALKSNPSHLRDLDLSDTWKLQDSGVKDLCGFLQSPDCRLETLRLKCCCLSEISCSSLASALKSNPSHLRELDLRGNYLQDSDVKDLTDLLKSPDRGLETLRLESCSSSKISCSSLVSALKSNPSHLRELNLSNNNLQDSGVKDLCGLLRNPHCRLETLRLRGCGLSEISCSSLVSALKSNPSHLRELDLSQNKLQDSGVKDLCGFLQSPDCRLETLRLKCCCLSEISCSSLVSALKSNPSHLRHLDLSNNKLQDSGVKDLCGFLQSPDCRLETLRLESCSLSEISCSSLVSALKSNPSHLRELDLSNNKLQDSGVKDLCGFLQSPDCRLETLRLSLCSLSEISCSSLVSALKSNPSHLRELDLSDNKDLQDSGVKDLCGFLQSPDCRLETLRLKSCGLSEISCSSLVSALKSNPSHLRELDLSKNINLQDPRVKDLCGFLQSPDCRLETLRLESCRLSEISCSSLVSALKSNPSHLRELDLRGNSLQDSGVKELCGFLQSPHCRLETLRLENCSLSEISCSSLVSALKSNPSHLRDLDLSKNKRLQDSGVKDLCGLLRSPDCRLETLRLESCSLSEISCSSLGSALKSNPSHLRELDLSNNKLQDSGVKDLCGFLQSPDCRLETLRLSLCGLSEISCSSLVSALKSNPSHLRELDLSNNNLYDSGVKDLCGLLRSPHCRLETLRLSLCSLSEISCSSLGSALKSNPSHLRDLDLSLNNLQDSDVKDLTDLLKSPDCRLETLRLESCSLSEISCSSLVSALKSNPSHLRDLDLSNKDLQDSAVKELCGLLRNPHCRLETLRLESCCLSEISCSSLVSALKSNPSHLRELDLSDNWKLQDSGVKDLCGFLQSPDCRLETLRLESCRLSEISCSSLVSALKSNPSHLRELDLSNNKLQDSGVKDLCGFLQSPDCRLETLRLESCSLSEISCSSLVSALKSNPSHLRELDLSHNYLYDPAVKDLCSFLQSPDCRLETLRLKNCSLSEISCSSLGSALKSNPSHLRELDLRDNYNLYDSGVKDLCGFLQSPDCRLETLRLKNCSLSEISCSSLGSALKSNPSHLRDLDLSNNWELQDSAVKDLCGFLQSPDCRLETLRLKNCSLSEISCSSLGSALKSNPSHLRELDLRDNYNLYDSGVKDLCGFLQSPDCRLETLRLMSCSLSEISCSSLVSALKSNPSHLRDLDLSNNEDLNDSAVKPLCDLVEDPDYRLQTVRK
- the LOC108891198 gene encoding protein NLRC5 isoform X16; this translates as MMWTEEDRAESPVSSCLSMKSDWSKDLNPPVFSNGPGPWSHWRQFEPHRAESPVSSCLSMKSDWSKDLNPPVFSNGPGPSKSHWRQFPQHRAESSVSSCLSMKSDWSKDLNPPVFSNGPGPWSHWRQFPQNRAESPVSSCLSMKSDWSKDLNPPVFSNGPGPWSHWRQFPQHRAESSVSSCLSMKSDWSKDLNPPVFSNGPGPWSHWRQFPQKRKRSHVPVEQQLSCCDLCQDVLKDPVSTSCGHWFCRQCITSYWDQSGPSGDSSCPQCGQRPRPGPGLQTADSGLQEVLDEHKISLRRRCERVTEGTDGTGSRTLLNRIYTELYITEGQSEEVNTQHEVRQLEIKMETLHDTPIRCQDVFKALPEQQRPIRVVLTNGVAGVGKTFSVQKFTLDWAEGLENQDVSLLVLLSFREMNLIRDEQYSLLTLLHVFHPTLQKVTAEKLAVCKVLFIFDGLDESRLSLDFNNRKVVSDVTQKSSVNELLTNLIQGNLLPSALVWITSRPAAANQIPPSCVDRVTEVRGFTDPQKEEYFRRRSSDEELSNRTISHIKTSRSLHIMCGVPVFCWITATVLEHMLTEQRGELPKTLTDLYSHFLLVQTKRKKNKYHEGHETSPQELTEADREVLLKLGRLAFEHLEKGNIMFYQEDLEQCGLDVTEALVYSGVCTEIFKRESVIFQKTVYCFVHLSVQEFLAAVYMFHCFTNRKTQVLKKFLGNKYVDSTLDVFLNEAVKKSLRSKNGHLDLFVRFLHGLSLESNQRLLGGLLGQTENSPEIIQIAINNLKKRKTKASPNRSINIFHCLMEMNDHSVHQEIQEFLKSENRSKKRLSMIQCSALAYMLQMSEEVLDEFDPKTYNTSEEGRRRLIPAVRNCRKARLGGCGLSETDCEVVASALKSNPSHLRELDLSDNKDLKDSGVKLVSAGLESPNCRLETLRLESCRLSEISCSSLVSALKSNPSHLRDLDLSDTWKLQDSGVKDLCGFLQSPDCRLETLRLKCCCLSEISCSSLASALKSNPSHLRELDLRGNYLQDSDVKDLTDLLKSPDRGLETLRLESCSSSKISCSSLVSALKSNPSHLRELNLSNNNLQDSGVKDLCGLLRNPHCRLETLRLRGCGLSEISCSSLVSALKSNPSHLRELDLSQNKLQDSGVKDLCGFLQSPDCRLETLRLKCCCLSEISCSSLVSALKSNPSHLRHLDLSNNKLQDSGVKDLCGFLQSPDCRLETLRLESCSLSEISCSSLVSALKSNPSHLRELDLSNNKLQDSGVKDLCGFLQSPDCRLETLRLSLCSLSEISCSSLVSALKSNPSHLRELDLSDNKDLQDSGVKDLCGFLQSPDCRLETLRLKSCGLSEISCSSLVSALKSNPSHLRELDLSKNINLQDPRVKDLCGFLQSPDCRLETLRLESCRLSEISCSSLVSALKSNPSHLRELDLRGNSLQDSGVKELCGFLQSPHCRLETLRLENCSLSEISCSSLVSALKSNPSHLRDLDLSKNKRLQDSGVKDLCGLLRSPDCRLETLRLESCSLSEISCSSLGSALKSNPSHLRELDLSNNKLQDSGVKDLCGFLQSPDCRLETLRLSLCGLSEISCSSLVSALKSNPSHLRELDLSNNNLYDSGVKDLCGLLRSPHCRLETLRLSLCSLSEISCSSLGSALKSNPSHLRDLDLSLNNLQDSDVKDLTDLLKSPDCRLETLRLESCSLSEISCSSLVSALKSNPSHLRDLDLSNKDLQDSAVKELCGLLRNPHCRLETLRLESCCLSEISCSSLVSALKSNPSHLRELDLSDNWKLQDSGVKDLCGFLQSPDCRLETLRLESCSLSEISCSSLVSALKSNPSHLRDLDLSKNNKLQDSAVKDLCGFLQSPDCRLETLRLESCSLSEISCSSLVSALKSNPSHLRELDLSHNYLYDPAVKDLCSFLQSPDCRLETLRLKNCSLSEISCSSLGSALKSNPSHLRELDLRDNYNLYDSGVKDLCGFLQSPDCRLETLRLKNCSLSEISCSSLGSALKSNPSHLRDLDLSNNWELQDSAVKDLCGFLQSPDCRLETLRLKNCSLSEISCSSLGSALKSNPSHLRELDLRDNYNLYDSGVKDLCGFLQSPDCRLETLRLMSCSLSEISCSSLVSALKSNPSHLRDLDLSNNEDLNDSAVKPLCDLVEDPDYRLQTVRK